A genomic region of Polyangiaceae bacterium contains the following coding sequences:
- a CDS encoding class II glutamine amidotransferase, producing MARLVGFIGNRPDLGTRVLELEAKHLAVHRKPGVIPGWGVGFYQGGEFLLKRRPIDDRLELDFREITRGVRADIVVAHVRVGTIGVARNENTHPFRYRQWLFAQTGTINAFATLRGRLTDSLPQFLLRDVRGETDAELLFHLFLSFLHDAGQLDRPHVPASTARASMRSSLALVDRLCAEEGHEPTALNLLVASPDYVMAAHGNSRMATRVLHGAQDLERILGDGGLGRMRLPDFASCRLSVIASDFENDEVPPGWTAVPDRAIVTLTRTDDPHIESI from the coding sequence ATGGCTCGTCTCGTCGGCTTCATCGGAAATCGTCCCGATCTCGGCACTCGAGTGCTCGAACTCGAAGCCAAACATCTCGCGGTACATCGAAAACCCGGGGTCATTCCTGGTTGGGGCGTAGGGTTTTACCAAGGAGGAGAATTTCTCCTCAAACGCCGCCCCATCGACGATCGACTCGAGCTCGATTTCCGCGAGATCACGCGAGGCGTTCGCGCCGATATCGTCGTTGCACACGTTCGCGTCGGAACCATCGGCGTGGCGCGAAATGAAAACACGCATCCATTCCGTTACCGGCAGTGGTTGTTCGCCCAAACCGGGACCATCAACGCCTTCGCCACACTGCGCGGGCGCCTGACCGATTCGCTCCCGCAATTTCTCCTGCGTGACGTGCGAGGCGAAACCGATGCCGAGCTGCTGTTCCACCTCTTTCTGTCGTTCCTACACGATGCAGGACAGCTCGACAGACCTCACGTGCCTGCAAGCACGGCGCGCGCGTCGATGCGTTCGAGTTTGGCGCTCGTCGACCGCCTTTGCGCCGAAGAAGGGCATGAGCCAACGGCGCTCAACCTGCTCGTCGCAAGCCCCGATTACGTGATGGCGGCGCACGGAAACAGTCGCATGGCAACGCGCGTTCTGCATGGCGCGCAGGACCTCGAGCGTATTCTCGGTGACGGAGGTCTTGGTCGCATGCGTTTGCCCGACTTTGCCTCGTGCCGTCTTTCCGTCATCGCGTCGGACTTCGAGAACGACGAAGTGCCGCCCGGATGGACGGCTGTCCCAGACCGTGCGATCGTGACGCTCACGCGAACGGATGATCCGCACATCGAGTCGATCTGA
- a CDS encoding 3-oxoacyl-ACP synthase: MSDACVIAVGAISAMGVGRCAYDVGAIGERARVVITRDDELARAGLHRPFCARAAAAEGGMAFEDRATTLLAEALGQLVRSLDEVRPGWRKGRIGLSVGTSSGGMLSAEKFFRLREARARGEAVSERDLAAVAHRATYFAPFVDAFEAHGLSADAVCRRTQLVAACAASTLAMGLGSRWLDRGACDLVIAGGYDAVSVFVAMGFEALRATTASQSRPFRVGRDGMSLGEGAGLVALVRDEDTRGARVMFRLAGFGASTDAVHITAPDRTGSGLARAGLRAIAESGLSASKLGLVSAHGTATPFNDAMESRAIATMFDGVAAPVVHPFKAQIGHTLGAAGVLESLAVADALQRSVAPAAAGEGELDPDAAVVLLDRTESRQIDAGLKLSAAFGGANAALVITREKSSRVSRPVRPVYLRAVARVTPEDLPSLSELIGVPRDRLARLDTLCKLALRAVAALSAIVGAETLRGAGIVAGHGLATIDTNDRFDSRRRQRGPTLVDPRLFPATSPNAVAGECAIVFGLVGPSFAVSAGFDGGTEALACAAELVAARDADRMVIVAVDDAGPASRDLLEWSGHGHRALAEGAVALLIDASSDGVLARIDPDMAPSHEDGAIGHLALVERLKGLGLT; encoded by the coding sequence GTGAGCGACGCGTGCGTCATCGCGGTTGGAGCCATTTCCGCGATGGGGGTGGGCAGGTGCGCGTACGACGTGGGAGCGATCGGAGAGCGCGCACGAGTGGTCATCACGCGAGACGACGAGCTTGCTCGTGCGGGCTTGCATCGGCCATTTTGCGCGCGTGCTGCTGCCGCTGAGGGCGGCATGGCGTTCGAGGATCGCGCAACGACGCTCCTTGCGGAGGCGCTCGGGCAGCTCGTGCGATCGCTCGACGAGGTTCGTCCGGGCTGGCGCAAGGGCCGCATCGGTTTGTCCGTAGGAACGTCGAGCGGCGGGATGTTATCGGCGGAAAAGTTCTTCCGATTGCGTGAAGCTCGCGCGCGAGGTGAAGCGGTCAGCGAACGGGATCTCGCGGCCGTTGCGCATCGAGCGACGTACTTTGCGCCGTTCGTCGATGCATTCGAGGCACACGGTTTGTCCGCGGATGCCGTTTGTCGCAGAACGCAGCTCGTCGCGGCGTGTGCGGCGTCCACGCTTGCGATGGGCCTTGGTTCGAGGTGGCTCGATCGCGGCGCATGTGACCTCGTGATTGCCGGTGGATACGATGCCGTGAGTGTTTTCGTCGCGATGGGGTTCGAGGCGCTTCGCGCGACGACGGCGAGCCAATCGAGGCCGTTTCGCGTTGGGCGAGACGGCATGTCGCTCGGCGAAGGTGCGGGCCTCGTGGCGCTCGTGCGCGACGAAGACACGCGCGGGGCACGCGTGATGTTTCGCTTGGCCGGGTTTGGCGCGTCGACCGATGCGGTGCACATCACGGCGCCCGATCGTACGGGTTCTGGTTTGGCGCGGGCGGGGTTGCGAGCGATTGCGGAGAGTGGTTTGTCCGCGTCGAAGCTAGGTCTCGTCAGCGCGCATGGGACGGCCACGCCGTTCAACGACGCGATGGAATCGCGCGCGATTGCGACGATGTTCGACGGCGTGGCTGCGCCGGTCGTGCACCCGTTCAAGGCGCAGATCGGGCACACACTGGGAGCGGCTGGCGTGCTCGAATCGCTTGCCGTAGCGGATGCGCTACAGCGAAGCGTTGCGCCAGCAGCGGCTGGGGAAGGGGAGCTCGATCCGGATGCTGCCGTGGTGCTTCTCGACCGCACCGAGTCTCGGCAGATCGATGCGGGGCTCAAGCTTTCGGCGGCGTTTGGCGGAGCGAACGCGGCGCTTGTGATCACGCGCGAAAAAAGCTCGCGCGTTTCGCGCCCCGTTCGTCCGGTCTACCTACGCGCAGTGGCAAGGGTAACGCCTGAAGACTTGCCGAGTTTGTCTGAATTGATTGGTGTACCAAGGGATCGTCTCGCGCGACTCGACACGTTGTGCAAGCTCGCGCTCCGCGCGGTAGCTGCGCTCAGTGCGATCGTTGGAGCTGAAACGTTACGTGGAGCGGGCATCGTTGCCGGGCATGGGCTCGCGACGATCGACACGAATGATCGTTTCGATTCCAGGCGGCGACAGCGAGGCCCGACGCTCGTGGATCCTCGGCTTTTTCCAGCGACTTCGCCGAACGCGGTGGCGGGTGAATGTGCCATCGTGTTTGGCCTCGTGGGACCGAGTTTCGCGGTTAGCGCTGGGTTTGACGGCGGAACCGAAGCGCTCGCGTGTGCTGCGGAGCTCGTTGCGGCCCGTGATGCCGACCGAATGGTCATTGTGGCAGTGGACGATGCGGGGCCTGCTTCACGAGATCTGCTCGAATGGTCGGGGCATGGGCATCGAGCGCTCGCGGAAGGTGCGGTTGCGCTGCTGATTGATGCGTCCAGCGACGGTGTTTTGGCCCGAATCGACCCGGACATGGCCCCTTCGCACGAGGACGGCGCGATTGGCCATTTGGCACTCGTAGAGCGTTTGAAGGGGCTCGGATTGACATAA
- a CDS encoding 3-oxoacyl-ACP synthase, with protein sequence MRIWVTGIGVISPLGRGADVTMNRLIAGDRAFGEVTLFDTTGSRSRIAAEVSNISAADVAPEGRAGSWSRTDALSVFAVREALGQAGVHPGQTPIDLVVGGTTAGMYETEELLAWLSREPDAIKPMSQMLSHPLSSTADHLRIAVGPFRRVRSVCSACSGGANAIMLGAAWIRAGASRCVIAGGADGLCRLTFAGFGALSAVDPGPCRPFDKRRAGLNLGEGAGFVVLEPEDSARARGAKPLAELRGWAVGAEAHHITNPECEGSTAARVMTSALRSAGLSPTDVDYINAHGTATPLNDSMESAAIRACFGAAAKSVAVSSIKGQIGHTLGAAGAIEAAVTVLSVARGVVPPTGGLEEVDPACDLKHVTRAQEMPVRAAMSNSFGFGGTDTALVFTAVDAFPLPKPPERRDVVIVAAATIGPLGVLGTEECDVYFERGAPPEPGPIAFQHADYLDVARARRMDRAGRLSTVVVQRLLRDAAIDPRDPERALELGAVMGGAFGSVDGSTSYMARIHERGVKYASPIDFPNLVPSSPVGHVSIYLGLRGPVFAVADLGATAECAVTTAADLITVGEAHVLAAGSVEEVSALVERCLSPICSELDPCGRSEGASALLLESADHARARGARILARLSFWTSWRDDASEALASMPAPLDVARAAVVTGHVDARLHMLGSSPWVRAARRSVARRASTHEGIGGMAMAAAVAALTRGTFDECLVVGTAPQRGYALLLCRGDIRTEHERP encoded by the coding sequence ATGCGTATTTGGGTGACGGGCATCGGCGTGATCTCGCCGCTGGGACGCGGGGCGGACGTGACGATGAATCGGCTCATCGCCGGTGATCGAGCGTTTGGCGAAGTCACGCTCTTCGACACGACGGGCAGCAGGTCGCGCATCGCCGCTGAAGTGTCGAACATTTCGGCCGCGGACGTGGCTCCGGAAGGACGAGCGGGGTCGTGGTCGCGCACCGATGCGCTCAGTGTTTTCGCCGTGCGCGAGGCGCTCGGACAAGCTGGTGTTCATCCAGGACAAACCCCCATCGATCTCGTCGTCGGTGGCACGACCGCGGGAATGTACGAAACCGAAGAATTGCTTGCGTGGCTCTCGCGTGAACCCGATGCAATCAAGCCGATGTCGCAAATGTTGTCGCATCCGCTTTCGTCGACGGCTGATCACCTGCGCATCGCCGTGGGGCCGTTTCGCCGCGTGCGCAGCGTGTGCAGCGCGTGCTCGGGCGGCGCCAATGCCATCATGCTCGGGGCAGCGTGGATTCGGGCCGGTGCGAGCCGCTGCGTGATCGCCGGTGGAGCCGACGGCTTGTGTCGCCTCACGTTTGCCGGCTTTGGAGCGCTATCCGCCGTCGATCCTGGCCCGTGCCGTCCCTTCGACAAACGCCGCGCGGGACTCAATCTCGGGGAAGGCGCAGGGTTTGTCGTTCTTGAACCGGAAGATAGTGCTCGAGCGCGCGGTGCCAAACCTCTTGCGGAACTACGCGGATGGGCCGTAGGGGCCGAAGCGCATCACATCACCAACCCTGAATGCGAGGGATCGACCGCAGCGCGCGTGATGACCAGCGCTTTGCGCTCGGCTGGTTTGTCCCCGACCGACGTCGATTACATCAACGCTCACGGCACGGCCACGCCGCTCAACGATTCCATGGAGTCCGCGGCGATCCGAGCTTGTTTTGGTGCTGCAGCGAAGTCCGTCGCCGTTTCGTCCATCAAAGGGCAGATCGGTCACACGCTTGGCGCCGCGGGGGCCATCGAAGCTGCGGTTACAGTTCTCAGCGTTGCACGCGGAGTCGTCCCGCCAACCGGAGGCCTCGAAGAAGTCGATCCGGCCTGCGATTTGAAGCACGTCACGCGGGCCCAAGAGATGCCCGTTCGCGCCGCGATGTCGAATTCGTTCGGGTTTGGAGGGACAGACACCGCGCTCGTCTTCACGGCCGTCGATGCATTCCCGCTGCCAAAACCTCCAGAGCGTCGCGACGTCGTGATCGTTGCTGCTGCAACCATCGGTCCACTCGGTGTGCTCGGTACGGAAGAATGCGACGTTTACTTCGAGCGCGGAGCGCCTCCCGAGCCAGGTCCGATTGCCTTTCAGCATGCCGATTACCTCGACGTTGCGCGTGCACGGCGCATGGATCGCGCCGGACGGCTCTCGACGGTCGTCGTACAGCGTCTCCTGCGTGATGCTGCGATCGACCCGCGCGATCCCGAACGAGCGCTCGAGCTTGGAGCGGTCATGGGCGGCGCGTTCGGCAGCGTCGATGGATCCACGTCCTACATGGCGCGGATTCACGAGCGCGGCGTGAAGTATGCAAGCCCCATCGACTTTCCCAATCTCGTGCCGTCGTCGCCGGTTGGACACGTATCGATTTACCTGGGGCTTCGTGGTCCTGTGTTTGCCGTCGCTGACCTGGGTGCAACGGCCGAATGTGCCGTCACTACGGCAGCCGACCTCATCACCGTAGGCGAGGCCCACGTGCTCGCAGCGGGGAGCGTCGAGGAAGTGAGTGCGCTGGTCGAGCGGTGTTTGTCGCCGATTTGTTCGGAGCTCGATCCATGTGGGCGCAGTGAAGGAGCGAGCGCGCTCTTGCTCGAATCCGCGGACCATGCGCGAGCGCGCGGTGCGCGCATCTTGGCACGTTTGTCCTTCTGGACTTCGTGGCGGGACGACGCGTCCGAAGCGCTCGCCAGCATGCCTGCTCCGCTCGACGTAGCGCGAGCCGCAGTGGTCACGGGACACGTGGATGCGCGGCTCCATATGCTGGGCTCGTCGCCATGGGTGCGTGCTGCGCGACGGAGCGTGGCTAGGCGCGCGAGTACGCATGAAGGCATCGGCGGCATGGCGATGGCCGCCGCCGTTGCTGCACTGACGCGCGGCACCTTCGACGAATGCCTTGTCGTTGGCACGGCGCCTCAGCGCGGTTACGCGCTGCTTCTGTGCAGAGGTGACATTCGAACCGAGCACGAAAGGCCGTGA
- a CDS encoding DUF962 domain-containing protein, with product MSDKPIQNFEEFWPFYVREHSKKATRIFHFIGTTAGGAAGIAAIALKRPALIPLGLAVGYGAAWFSHFFIENNRPASFRYPLWSFQADWVMWAKMLAGTMDAEVERAMNAEHASNGQNGAGKYDDHATSHTTYAGTNGVN from the coding sequence ATGTCAGACAAGCCCATTCAAAACTTCGAGGAATTCTGGCCCTTCTACGTGCGAGAGCACTCGAAGAAAGCCACGCGCATATTCCACTTCATCGGCACGACGGCCGGTGGCGCTGCCGGCATCGCCGCGATCGCGCTGAAGCGTCCTGCGCTCATACCGCTCGGACTCGCGGTCGGTTACGGCGCTGCTTGGTTCTCGCACTTCTTCATCGAGAACAACCGCCCCGCGAGCTTCCGCTACCCCTTGTGGTCGTTTCAGGCCGATTGGGTCATGTGGGCCAAGATGTTGGCCGGCACGATGGACGCCGAAGTCGAACGCGCCATGAACGCCGAGCACGCTTCGAACGGCCAGAACGGCGCCGGCAAATACGACGATCACGCGACGTCCCACACGACATACGCCGGGACAAACGGGGTGAATTAG
- a CDS encoding serine/threonine protein kinase, whose protein sequence is MRICPACSREYPDERTHCQDDGIKLVSLDKTAALRAEQLVGQLVEGRYRIERVLGHGGMGTVYACRHVVVGKALAMKVLRPPRGGHSESVLQRFIREAQTANALKSRHIIETTDFGQLPDGPFFVVMELLEGIDLSRAMRENRLNAPQLLHVFIQIADALEVVHARGIVHRDLKPDNVFLVTENGDPLFVKLLDFGIAKVLHTGSSHLTEEGMVLGTPHYMAPEQARSEAIDHRVDIYSLGVMMYRAFTGRLPFVADSAIGVMTRHAMDPPEPPSQFMAIDKLLEALILRCMAKRPDERPQRMAEIAQNLRMLLMKMSGGFPIPSSALAPYATGSNPAVAALSHPVSPGSTTGASYALAATPMPLMHESATHRALVTSSTGMVPPIAKPRSSPLALVAFVAVALVFGGGGAFVMFGMRGREAPKNEAASSAVVSTPVQAAPPVDAPSAAAASASAEPELAASAAEPSASAVSTANVAPAVRKAAPVIRSTSTPTTTTKPSRRPEIRSPFE, encoded by the coding sequence GTGAGGATCTGCCCCGCGTGCTCGCGCGAGTACCCGGACGAACGGACGCATTGTCAGGACGACGGGATCAAGCTCGTCTCACTCGACAAGACGGCTGCTTTGCGCGCCGAGCAGCTCGTGGGTCAGCTCGTCGAAGGACGTTACCGCATCGAACGCGTGCTCGGGCACGGCGGTATGGGTACCGTCTATGCCTGCCGCCATGTCGTCGTTGGCAAAGCGCTGGCGATGAAAGTGCTGCGTCCGCCGCGTGGAGGCCACAGCGAATCCGTTTTGCAGCGGTTCATTCGCGAAGCGCAAACGGCCAACGCGCTGAAGAGCCGGCACATCATCGAAACGACCGACTTCGGGCAGCTTCCCGATGGCCCGTTTTTCGTCGTGATGGAGCTGCTCGAAGGCATCGACCTGTCGCGGGCGATGCGCGAAAACCGATTGAACGCGCCGCAGCTTCTGCACGTGTTCATTCAGATCGCCGACGCGCTCGAGGTCGTGCATGCTCGCGGCATCGTTCATCGCGATCTCAAGCCCGATAACGTTTTTCTCGTCACCGAAAACGGCGATCCGCTCTTCGTCAAACTGCTCGATTTCGGCATCGCGAAGGTGCTTCATACGGGTTCGTCCCACCTGACCGAAGAAGGCATGGTGCTGGGAACGCCCCACTACATGGCGCCCGAGCAAGCGCGCAGTGAAGCCATTGATCATCGGGTCGACATCTATTCGCTCGGCGTGATGATGTACCGTGCCTTCACGGGACGGCTTCCTTTCGTCGCGGATTCGGCCATCGGCGTGATGACGCGTCACGCGATGGATCCTCCCGAACCGCCGAGCCAATTCATGGCGATCGACAAACTGCTCGAGGCCTTGATTTTGCGCTGCATGGCGAAGCGTCCGGACGAACGACCGCAACGCATGGCGGAGATTGCGCAGAACTTGCGGATGCTGCTCATGAAGATGTCGGGTGGTTTCCCGATTCCTTCCTCTGCGCTCGCGCCTTATGCGACGGGGAGCAATCCCGCAGTTGCAGCTCTTTCGCATCCCGTGAGTCCCGGTTCGACGACGGGCGCGTCGTATGCGCTCGCGGCGACGCCGATGCCGCTCATGCACGAGAGCGCGACGCATCGAGCGCTGGTGACATCGAGCACGGGAATGGTTCCGCCTATTGCGAAGCCGCGTTCGTCACCGCTCGCGCTCGTTGCGTTTGTCGCTGTTGCGCTCGTGTTCGGGGGCGGTGGAGCGTTCGTGATGTTCGGCATGCGCGGCCGTGAAGCGCCGAAGAACGAAGCGGCATCGTCTGCCGTCGTCTCGACGCCCGTACAAGCGGCTCCGCCGGTGGATGCTCCTTCAGCGGCTGCCGCGTCCGCATCGGCAGAGCCCGAACTTGCGGCGAGCGCGGCAGAACCATCGGCGTCCGCGGTTTCGACTGCCAACGTGGCGCCTGCCGTTCGCAAGGCGGCACCTGTCATACGTTCGACATCGACTCCAACGACAACTACCAAGCCGAGCCGCAGGCCGGAGATCCGGAGCCCTTTCGAATGA
- a CDS encoding carbohydrate binding family 9 domain-containing protein produces the protein MLGWPLLAAAAAAATPHMTAVRVDRPPVLDGKLDEAVWRHAKPTDKFTQKTPDAGKPPSHSTRVRIIYDNEAIYVGVECEQRGTPVVARLTRRDRWIEADVVWVGFDTRDDGKSALEFGVNAAGVLYDSLIYNDTEFSTDWDEVWDARTSKSKDGWTAEFRIPLRILRFREGAKQRFGLQIRRRISTNQETDEWAFIPRDAGGEVSLYGKLDGLENLKAGAPIELRPFLVGAINYSESETLAHNSPFFPTGSVGLDIKWHPNQSLTLDATILPDFGQVEADQVILNLTNFEQFLPERRPFFLEGVDVLSTPFQLLYTRRLGRAPYAPALPGDETQLGRPSRATIYGAAKLTGEINSKTSIGEVLAVTAPVTVDVRDAKGRTIQRVAEPAAAFKILRLRRDINSRTFVGVTATAKSHLDTPSSYPRIAPDRVLCPDGSEVRPGKRCFHDAYVVGVDGRWRSPGGDYVLKGQAIGTLMRDGPPRTMADGTVISAGDVGPAVQAQFAKEGGKHWAFWVDYTGIGRKVDYNDVGYMQRQNLNTAHLGLQWRNLEPWRKTLEMRVFLDLYESDTFDGITQDRSIWLGNSTRYINFWETFVGINFQAPRYDDREVGDGTALERAGRFGGSLWFATDQRKNLSVNGGADFWFLREGVNVVGEARILVRPLPQFEIELIPTFSYTHGEPRYAGTIDEGHVFGRLRAQSLGLTLRSTYMFTPRLSLQAYGQAFLSASDYSDFKVSPARGRAKIAHLDDLKPVEGTLPFDPDSEGGTLNANVVLRWEYRLGSTFFLVYTHAQSDGGLLGTPKFSGQWISPRPSEETLLAKLLYWWS, from the coding sequence ATGCTTGGATGGCCCTTGCTCGCAGCCGCTGCGGCGGCGGCCACGCCGCACATGACTGCCGTGCGAGTCGATCGGCCCCCGGTCCTCGACGGCAAGCTCGACGAAGCCGTGTGGCGACATGCCAAACCCACGGACAAGTTCACGCAAAAAACGCCGGATGCGGGCAAACCGCCATCTCATTCCACGCGCGTCCGCATCATTTACGATAATGAAGCCATTTATGTGGGCGTCGAATGCGAACAGCGCGGCACGCCCGTGGTGGCTCGATTGACGCGTCGCGATCGGTGGATCGAAGCGGATGTCGTCTGGGTTGGTTTCGATACGCGCGACGACGGCAAAAGCGCGCTCGAATTCGGCGTGAATGCGGCGGGCGTGCTTTACGATTCGCTCATCTACAACGATACGGAATTTTCGACCGACTGGGACGAGGTATGGGATGCGCGGACCAGCAAATCGAAGGACGGTTGGACAGCCGAATTTCGTATTCCGTTACGCATTTTGCGCTTCCGCGAAGGCGCAAAGCAAAGGTTTGGCTTACAAATACGACGGCGTATATCCACAAACCAAGAAACAGATGAATGGGCATTCATTCCGCGCGACGCGGGTGGTGAAGTATCACTTTATGGCAAGCTGGATGGGCTCGAAAATTTGAAAGCCGGAGCGCCCATCGAGCTGCGGCCGTTTCTCGTGGGCGCCATCAACTATAGCGAGAGCGAAACACTCGCCCACAATTCACCCTTTTTTCCCACGGGCTCCGTGGGTCTCGACATCAAATGGCATCCGAACCAAAGCCTGACGCTCGATGCGACGATTTTGCCCGATTTCGGTCAGGTCGAAGCCGATCAAGTCATCCTCAATTTGACGAATTTCGAACAATTTCTTCCGGAACGTCGACCGTTTTTCCTCGAAGGTGTCGACGTACTGTCCACTCCGTTTCAATTGCTTTACACGCGGCGCCTCGGACGCGCTCCCTATGCACCCGCGCTGCCCGGTGACGAAACGCAGTTGGGTCGCCCCAGTCGAGCCACCATTTATGGTGCCGCAAAACTCACGGGCGAAATCAATTCCAAGACATCCATCGGCGAAGTCCTCGCCGTCACAGCCCCCGTCACCGTGGATGTCCGAGATGCCAAGGGACGCACCATTCAGCGTGTTGCCGAACCTGCCGCCGCCTTCAAAATCCTCCGCTTGCGACGCGATATCAATTCACGAACGTTCGTCGGCGTCACCGCAACGGCCAAAAGCCATCTGGATACGCCCTCGAGCTACCCGCGCATTGCCCCCGATCGCGTTCTTTGCCCCGATGGGTCGGAAGTTCGTCCGGGCAAACGCTGTTTTCACGATGCATACGTCGTCGGCGTCGACGGTCGCTGGCGCTCGCCCGGCGGCGATTACGTGCTCAAGGGGCAGGCCATCGGAACGCTCATGCGCGACGGACCTCCCCGCACGATGGCCGACGGTACGGTCATTTCTGCCGGAGACGTGGGCCCCGCAGTGCAAGCGCAATTCGCCAAAGAAGGCGGCAAACACTGGGCATTCTGGGTCGATTACACGGGCATCGGGCGCAAGGTCGATTACAACGACGTTGGCTACATGCAGCGCCAAAACCTCAATACGGCACACCTCGGTTTGCAATGGCGCAACCTGGAGCCCTGGCGCAAAACACTCGAAATGCGAGTCTTTCTGGACCTTTACGAATCCGATACGTTCGACGGCATCACACAGGATCGATCCATTTGGCTAGGGAATTCCACGCGTTACATCAATTTTTGGGAAACATTTGTCGGAATCAACTTCCAAGCACCTCGATATGATGATCGTGAAGTGGGCGACGGAACGGCGCTCGAGCGAGCTGGGCGATTCGGAGGGTCGCTGTGGTTCGCCACCGATCAACGCAAGAATCTGAGCGTCAATGGGGGTGCGGATTTTTGGTTCCTGCGCGAAGGAGTCAATGTCGTAGGCGAAGCGCGCATCCTCGTACGACCTTTACCTCAATTCGAAATCGAGCTCATTCCGACGTTTTCTTATACGCACGGTGAACCGCGTTATGCCGGGACAATCGACGAGGGGCACGTGTTCGGTCGCCTGCGAGCGCAAAGTTTGGGGCTGACGTTACGTAGCACGTACATGTTCACGCCACGGTTGTCCCTACAAGCGTATGGTCAAGCATTTTTGTCTGCATCCGACTACAGCGACTTCAAGGTTTCACCGGCACGTGGACGTGCCAAGATTGCGCACCTGGACGATTTGAAACCGGTCGAAGGAACGCTGCCGTTCGATCCCGACAGCGAAGGGGGAACGCTGAATGCAAACGTCGTGTTGCGCTGGGAATATCGACTGGGATCAACGTTCTTCTTGGTCTACACGCATGCCCAGAGCGACGGTGGTTTGCTCGGGACACCCAAGTTCTCCGGGCAATGGATTTCACCGAGGCCCTCGGAAGAAACTTTGCTCGCCAAGTTGCTTTACTGGTGGAGTTGA
- a CDS encoding c-type cytochrome — protein MAKRRQTGIITSAAVAIVGIAIVALGFYSLKQSAVPRPYREVPGGDVERGRKALARYQCGTCHRIPGVEGANGTRGQPLAGLALRTDIVGALPNAPEDVVRWIRNPKEIYPQTSMPNLNVSKQEALDMVAYLYSLPP, from the coding sequence GTGGCCAAACGCAGGCAAACGGGAATCATTACAAGCGCAGCCGTGGCAATCGTCGGCATTGCCATTGTCGCCCTGGGCTTCTACTCGCTCAAGCAAAGCGCAGTACCAAGGCCCTACCGCGAAGTTCCAGGCGGTGATGTCGAACGGGGACGCAAAGCACTTGCGCGATACCAGTGCGGCACCTGCCATAGGATTCCCGGTGTCGAAGGAGCCAATGGGACGCGAGGACAACCATTGGCAGGGCTTGCGCTGAGGACCGATATCGTCGGGGCGCTACCCAACGCACCGGAAGACGTCGTGCGTTGGATTCGCAACCCCAAGGAAATTTATCCGCAAACGTCCATGCCAAACCTGAACGTGTCCAAACAAGAGGCGCTCGACATGGTGGCTTATTTGTATAGCCTGCCGCCTTGA
- a CDS encoding glutathione S-transferase family protein: MSKPKLTYFDIAASRGEECRLALYAAGVDFEDNRIKRDAWMALKPTTPFGSLPVFEVEGHPPLGQSNAILVLIGREHGLHPKDNFEAARHEAMMAHIEDLRVTVARTMHMTADEEKKKARAELAASYIPTWAAYAEKQIGDGPFFGGDKLNVVDIKIYIIVRWFVSGALDHMPTTVFSAYPKLNRVYEAVRDHERVKSWYARSAA, from the coding sequence ATGAGCAAACCCAAACTCACCTATTTCGATATAGCTGCAAGTCGTGGCGAAGAATGTCGATTGGCGCTGTATGCTGCCGGCGTCGACTTCGAGGACAATCGCATCAAGCGCGACGCGTGGATGGCGCTCAAACCGACCACGCCGTTTGGTTCATTGCCGGTGTTCGAGGTCGAGGGGCATCCGCCGCTCGGTCAGTCCAACGCCATTCTCGTTCTCATTGGACGCGAGCATGGCTTGCATCCGAAGGACAATTTCGAGGCGGCGCGGCACGAGGCGATGATGGCGCACATCGAGGATCTTCGAGTTACGGTCGCTCGAACGATGCACATGACGGCCGATGAAGAGAAGAAAAAGGCGCGTGCGGAGCTTGCGGCGTCGTACATTCCCACCTGGGCTGCCTATGCGGAAAAACAAATCGGCGATGGCCCGTTCTTTGGTGGCGACAAACTCAATGTCGTCGACATCAAGATTTACATCATCGTGCGTTGGTTCGTCAGCGGCGCGCTCGATCACATGCCGACCACGGTGTTTTCGGCGTATCCGAAGCTCAATCGAGTCTACGAGGCGGTGCGTGACCACGAACGTGTGAAGTCGTGGTACGCGCGCTCGGCGGCCTGA